The Methyloferula stellata AR4 genome includes a window with the following:
- a CDS encoding dienelactone hydrolase family protein gives MTLDTIMSDFIGLKQMFSALSRRRFMTGSAAAAAGYTLAAGPVRADVIHTVTQGLTASDALVKVGNAEMPAYFAKPASGGPAPVILVAMEVFGLHEHIKDVVRRLGKLGAFAVAPDYYFRMGDLTKVTDMQRLFPLVNSKPDGELFSDLDATVAWAKSQGGNTDRLGIIGFCRGGRTVWLYATHNAALKAGVAFYGSLMDPASPAMPKNAYQLATEVKAPVLGLYGAEDTGITPEQVERMKAALQAAGKTAEFKIYPGAPHGFYADYRPSYRKDAAEDAWKEMHDWFKTYGVLG, from the coding sequence ATGACCCTTGATACGATCATGTCCGATTTTATCGGCCTGAAGCAGATGTTTTCGGCCCTGTCACGCCGCCGCTTCATGACGGGCTCCGCCGCGGCCGCGGCAGGTTACACGCTTGCCGCTGGTCCTGTGCGCGCCGACGTGATCCATACCGTTACGCAGGGCCTCACGGCCAGCGATGCGCTCGTCAAGGTCGGCAATGCGGAGATGCCTGCCTATTTCGCCAAGCCGGCATCGGGCGGTCCCGCGCCAGTCATCCTTGTAGCGATGGAGGTCTTCGGCCTGCATGAACATATCAAGGATGTCGTGCGGCGGCTCGGCAAGCTTGGCGCCTTCGCAGTTGCGCCGGACTATTATTTCCGCATGGGCGATCTCACCAAGGTCACCGACATGCAGCGACTCTTTCCCTTGGTCAACAGCAAGCCCGATGGCGAACTTTTTTCCGATCTCGACGCCACGGTCGCCTGGGCCAAGTCTCAGGGCGGCAATACGGATCGTCTCGGAATCATCGGCTTTTGCCGTGGCGGCCGGACGGTCTGGCTTTATGCGACGCATAATGCGGCGTTGAAAGCAGGCGTCGCCTTCTACGGCAGTCTGATGGACCCTGCGAGCCCGGCCATGCCGAAGAATGCCTATCAGCTTGCGACCGAGGTGAAAGCGCCCGTGCTCGGGCTCTATGGCGCCGAGGATACCGGCATCACGCCAGAACAGGTCGAGCGCATGAAAGCCGCTTTGCAGGCGGCAGGCAAGACCGCCGAATTCAAAATCTATCCCGGTGCACCGCATGGATTTTATGCGGATTACCGGCCGAGCTATCGCAAGGACGCGGCCGAAGACGCCTGGAAAGAGATGCATGACTGGTTCAAGACTTATGGCGTCCTTGGTTGA
- a CDS encoding glycosyltransferase — MSLSPTASAPWLSVVMPVYCGERWIDVALQSIAAEEADGIEVLLLDGSPTSASLDLARSYSDRLRLRLFERPDLLTWQAKTNVGVALAEAKHVCWLHHDDKWMPGRVAAIRSWLDADSEAPLHLAPSVLIDKDGRELGVWRCPLPNDTTLPSTLVIERLLVQNFISAPAPVFRKDSWLACGGLDESLWYTADWDIWLRLAACGPVRYHDKVTTSFRVHGSSLTVTGSRDTGEFASQMQIVLDRHLPALSGPAKGVERAGRASINVNTALAAASAGDYSHLLPALAKVLGLGPAGLRRYLRDSRIWDRLMPRLRAKITGAF, encoded by the coding sequence ATGAGCCTCTCCCCTACCGCATCTGCGCCTTGGCTAAGCGTTGTCATGCCGGTCTATTGCGGAGAGCGGTGGATCGACGTCGCACTCCAGTCTATCGCGGCAGAAGAGGCAGATGGCATAGAAGTGCTGCTCCTCGACGGCAGTCCCACCTCTGCTAGCCTCGACCTTGCCAGAAGCTATTCCGACCGCCTCCGGTTGCGGCTTTTCGAGCGGCCCGATCTTCTGACATGGCAGGCCAAGACAAATGTCGGCGTCGCCCTCGCTGAGGCGAAGCATGTTTGCTGGCTGCACCACGACGATAAGTGGATGCCAGGCCGTGTCGCAGCCATACGCTCCTGGCTCGACGCCGACAGTGAAGCCCCGCTGCACCTTGCCCCAAGCGTGCTCATCGACAAGGACGGTCGCGAACTCGGCGTCTGGCGCTGTCCCTTACCGAATGACACTACGCTTCCATCAACCCTTGTGATCGAGCGGTTGCTTGTACAGAATTTCATCTCGGCACCGGCCCCTGTCTTCCGCAAGGACTCTTGGCTAGCTTGCGGAGGTTTGGACGAGAGTCTCTGGTACACTGCGGATTGGGACATTTGGCTGAGACTCGCAGCCTGCGGTCCGGTTCGCTATCACGACAAGGTCACGACCAGCTTCCGCGTCCATGGCAGCTCCCTCACCGTGACCGGAAGCCGCGACACTGGCGAGTTCGCAAGCCAGATGCAAATCGTTCTCGATCGGCATTTGCCGGCCCTTTCCGGCCCCGCGAAAGGCGTCGAGCGCGCCGGGCGCGCTTCCATCAACGTCAACACCGCCCTCGCCGCTGCCTCTGCTGGCGATTACAGCCACCTTCTGCCCGCTCTTGCCAAGGTTTTAGGCCTCGGCCCGGCAGGCCTGCGGCGCTATCTGCGGGACTCGCGCATTTGGGATCGGCTGATGCCGCGCCTGAGGGCAAAGATCACCGGCGCGTTCTGA
- a CDS encoding glycosyltransferase family 2 protein — MTNLAAIGTDGFAKPDVTIVMPCLNEAKWLPTCIANAKEAVEALRHDLGLNGEIIIADNGSTDGSQLIARALGVRVVEVGRRGYGAALVGGLEAANGTYLVMGDADGSYDFRECVAMVRCLTEGADMCMGSRFKGRIEPGAMPWKNRYIGNPALTFVLNLFFRAGVSDAHCGLRALTKSSFDRLDLSGRGMEFASELIIKAALKKLKIVEVPATLSCDLRDRPPHLRPWRDGWRHLRYLLMLSPWAFAAPAALAAVMSLAILSFAAIATLRGLAGATPIGNYWVILAGAMLGLAHIAGLLAVAVHLYGRRQGYRHSSPWEARVASWISLETMLLAGGVAFMTGFGVLVLVLGYWSQHHFMAIGNMLPAVIGTTLMVIGAQNVLGGFLLAVINGHEADFLNEEKYQPAVRQNHPAQNKLPEDQLAHAKDKDSRAAAG, encoded by the coding sequence ATGACGAACTTGGCGGCAATCGGGACGGATGGCTTCGCAAAGCCCGATGTGACAATCGTCATGCCGTGTCTCAACGAAGCCAAATGGCTGCCCACCTGTATTGCGAATGCCAAGGAAGCAGTCGAGGCCTTGCGCCATGACCTCGGCCTCAATGGCGAGATCATCATCGCCGATAATGGCAGCACGGATGGCAGCCAATTGATCGCGCGGGCGCTCGGCGTGCGCGTCGTCGAGGTTGGCCGGCGCGGCTATGGCGCGGCGCTTGTCGGCGGCCTTGAGGCCGCCAACGGAACCTATCTCGTGATGGGCGATGCCGACGGCTCTTATGATTTCCGTGAGTGTGTCGCAATGGTCCGCTGTCTCACGGAGGGCGCGGACATGTGCATGGGCTCGCGCTTCAAGGGGCGCATAGAGCCGGGCGCGATGCCTTGGAAGAACCGCTACATCGGCAATCCCGCGCTTACCTTCGTGTTGAACCTTTTCTTTCGCGCCGGTGTCAGCGATGCGCATTGCGGTTTGCGCGCTTTGACCAAATCGAGCTTCGACCGCTTGGACCTGTCCGGACGCGGAATGGAATTCGCGAGCGAGCTTATCATCAAGGCGGCGCTCAAGAAGTTGAAGATCGTCGAAGTGCCGGCAACGCTCTCGTGCGACTTGCGCGATCGTCCGCCGCATCTGCGGCCATGGCGGGACGGATGGCGCCATCTGCGCTATCTCTTGATGCTGAGCCCATGGGCCTTCGCGGCCCCGGCCGCGCTTGCGGCCGTCATGTCTCTGGCTATCTTGTCCTTTGCCGCAATAGCGACGCTGCGCGGGCTCGCCGGTGCCACACCAATTGGAAATTACTGGGTGATCCTGGCGGGTGCGATGCTGGGGCTCGCGCATATAGCGGGCTTGCTCGCCGTTGCCGTTCATCTTTATGGGCGGCGGCAGGGCTATAGGCATTCATCGCCATGGGAGGCGCGGGTCGCAAGCTGGATCTCGCTGGAGACCATGCTGCTCGCGGGCGGCGTCGCCTTCATGACCGGCTTCGGTGTGCTTGTCCTCGTTCTAGGCTATTGGTCCCAACATCATTTCATGGCGATAGGCAATATGCTGCCCGCCGTCATCGGCACGACGCTGATGGTCATTGGCGCGCAAAACGTGCTCGGCGGATTTTTGCTGGCCGTCATCAATGGACACGAAGCGGATTTCTTGAACGAAGAAAAATATCAACCGGCGGTCCGGCAAAATCACCCGGCGCAAAACAAGCTGCCGGAAGATCAACTCGCACATGCGAAAGACAAGGATTCAAGGGCCGCCGCGGGTTGA
- the rfaE1 gene encoding D-glycero-beta-D-manno-heptose-7-phosphate kinase: MSVIDKFSSVKILCIGDVMLDRFIGGDVKRISPESPVPVISINTTAAIPGGAANVARNISSLSGQCTLVGLIGKDEAGQDLLAALGEDPRISIRLIEAANRPTTEKIRYVAQGQHIIRADRECADGVPAELEDELLAAAQALLPDHHVVILSDYAKGVLSDRVIGGVIRFAREHGVPVIVDPKSARLERYSGATLITPNSKEVQVATGLDPAVDDESAVAAGQSILQRTTIESILVTRGDKGMTLITRKAPPVHIAASAREVSDVVGAGDTVIATLSLALGAATSLEDAAFLANTAAGIAVAKHGTATVTRTELLDEFFQLERFHELGFETRLLSWDEASSRVALWRRDGLRIGFTNGCFDILHVGHLRLLNFARSNCDRLIVGLNSDASTRRLKGPTRPVNSETDRAHLIAALNMVDAVIVFDQDTPQEIIEHIIPDVLVKGADYELKDIVGADFVLSHGGCVLRCELVPDRSTTKLIASVGGGSAL; the protein is encoded by the coding sequence ATGTCAGTGATAGACAAGTTCAGCTCGGTCAAAATTCTCTGCATCGGCGATGTCATGCTCGACCGTTTCATCGGCGGCGACGTGAAACGTATCTCGCCCGAAAGTCCGGTGCCGGTGATTTCAATTAACACCACGGCCGCAATTCCAGGCGGCGCAGCGAATGTCGCGCGCAACATCAGTTCCTTGAGCGGTCAATGCACGCTTGTGGGCTTGATCGGGAAAGACGAGGCCGGGCAGGATCTCCTCGCCGCCTTGGGCGAGGATCCGCGGATTTCCATTAGGCTTATCGAGGCTGCCAATCGTCCGACGACGGAAAAAATTCGCTATGTCGCACAAGGCCAGCACATCATCCGCGCCGATCGCGAATGCGCCGATGGCGTGCCGGCCGAACTCGAAGACGAGCTTCTCGCAGCCGCGCAGGCGCTTCTGCCGGACCACCACGTCGTTATCCTATCGGATTATGCCAAGGGCGTTCTGAGCGATCGCGTGATCGGCGGCGTCATCCGCTTTGCCCGCGAACATGGCGTGCCCGTCATTGTCGATCCGAAATCGGCGCGGCTCGAACGTTATTCCGGAGCGACGCTGATCACACCGAATTCGAAAGAGGTCCAGGTGGCAACCGGCCTCGATCCCGCCGTCGACGATGAATCGGCCGTGGCCGCGGGGCAGAGCATTTTGCAGCGCACGACCATCGAAAGCATTTTGGTCACGAGGGGCGATAAGGGCATGACGCTCATCACCCGCAAAGCGCCCCCGGTCCATATCGCAGCATCGGCCCGCGAAGTCTCCGATGTGGTCGGCGCAGGCGATACGGTTATCGCAACCCTCTCGCTCGCGCTCGGCGCGGCGACGAGTCTCGAAGACGCTGCTTTTCTCGCCAATACCGCAGCGGGGATCGCCGTCGCAAAGCACGGTACGGCGACGGTCACGCGAACCGAACTTCTCGACGAATTTTTTCAACTGGAGCGGTTTCACGAATTGGGCTTCGAAACGCGCCTTTTGTCGTGGGACGAGGCAAGCTCGCGCGTCGCATTATGGCGCCGCGACGGCTTGCGTATCGGCTTCACGAATGGCTGTTTCGATATCCTCCATGTCGGTCATCTCCGGCTGCTCAATTTCGCCAGATCCAATTGCGATCGCCTGATCGTCGGTTTGAACAGCGATGCATCGACACGGCGGCTGAAAGGTCCGACGCGGCCGGTCAATTCGGAAACAGACAGAGCGCATTTGATCGCCGCGCTTAACATGGTCGATGCGGTCATCGTCTTCGATCAAGACACGCCGCAAGAGATCATCGAGCACATCATCCCGGATGTCTTGGTGAAGGGCGCCGACTACGAGCTGAAGGATATTGTCGGCGCCGACTTCGTTTTAAGCCATGGCGGCTGCGTGCTCCGATGCGAACTGGTCCCCGACCGCAGCACCACGAAACTGATTGCCTCAGTTGGTGGCGGGAGCGCATTATGA
- the rfaD gene encoding ADP-glyceromanno-heptose 6-epimerase, which produces MIIVTGAAGFIGSNIVADLEAAGKGPIAVADWFGTGEKWRNLAKRSIAAFIEPEKTLEFLDANRSAIEAIIHMGAISATTERDVDRLATLNIRYSVALWDWCAEAQVPFIYASSAATYGGKESEFFDRDDPASLKALRPLNAYGWSKKAVDDIFANRVAAGAPQPPQWVGLKFFNVFGPNEYHKDDMRSVVVKLFDTVQAGEHLRLFKSYRANIADGDQRRDFVYVKDCTRAVLWFLENPNVSGIFNLGAGTARSFLDIAQVLLARLNKRVDIEFIEMPELIRDRYQYFTEADMTKARSVGMKFEFLTLEKAIEDYLECHLLQEDRYR; this is translated from the coding sequence ATGATCATTGTCACGGGCGCAGCCGGCTTTATCGGCTCGAATATCGTCGCCGATTTGGAAGCCGCCGGGAAGGGCCCCATCGCCGTCGCCGACTGGTTCGGCACCGGGGAGAAATGGCGCAATCTCGCCAAACGCTCGATTGCCGCCTTCATCGAACCGGAGAAGACTCTCGAGTTCCTCGACGCCAATCGCTCCGCTATCGAAGCAATCATCCACATGGGCGCCATATCTGCGACGACGGAGCGCGATGTCGATAGGCTCGCTACGCTGAATATCCGCTATAGCGTCGCTTTATGGGACTGGTGCGCCGAGGCGCAAGTCCCGTTCATCTATGCATCCTCGGCCGCTACTTACGGCGGCAAGGAATCCGAGTTTTTCGATCGCGACGATCCGGCTTCGCTCAAAGCCTTGCGGCCGCTCAATGCCTATGGCTGGAGCAAGAAAGCCGTCGACGATATTTTCGCAAACCGCGTCGCCGCCGGCGCGCCTCAGCCGCCGCAATGGGTGGGCCTGAAGTTCTTCAACGTTTTCGGACCGAACGAATATCACAAGGACGACATGCGCAGCGTTGTCGTCAAGCTGTTCGACACGGTTCAGGCGGGCGAGCACCTGCGTCTGTTCAAATCCTATCGTGCGAACATTGCGGATGGCGATCAAAGACGGGATTTTGTCTATGTGAAGGACTGCACCCGCGCGGTTCTCTGGTTCCTGGAAAACCCGAATGTCAGCGGCATTTTTAATTTGGGCGCGGGGACCGCACGCTCCTTTCTCGATATTGCACAAGTCCTTCTCGCGCGGCTCAATAAGCGCGTCGACATCGAGTTCATCGAGATGCCGGAGCTCATTCGCGACCGCTATCAATATTTCACCGAAGCCGACATGACGAAGGCAAGATCCGTCGGCATGAAGTTCGAGTTCCTAACTCTCGAAAAGGCCATCGAGGATTATCTCGAATGCCACCTGCTTCAAGAGGATCGCTACAGGTGA
- a CDS encoding D-glycero-alpha-D-manno-heptose-1,7-bisphosphate 7-phosphatase → MSRPAVFLDRDGTIIVEKNYLSDPAQVELLDGVAEGLRLLQQQGFPLVVVSNQSGVGRGYFTMDRLKAVNARVDELLKEQAIEISGWYVCPHTPDMACNCRKPRPGMIEAACRDLDLDPRQSFVIGDKRADLDLATAVGARGILVTTGYGAGEVDYAHSVGAAVCASILDASDLIITK, encoded by the coding sequence GTGAGCCGTCCCGCTGTTTTCCTCGATCGCGACGGCACCATCATCGTTGAAAAAAACTATTTGTCGGATCCGGCGCAAGTCGAATTGCTGGACGGCGTCGCCGAAGGCTTGCGCCTTCTCCAGCAGCAAGGTTTCCCGCTCGTCGTCGTTTCCAATCAATCCGGCGTGGGGCGCGGCTATTTCACGATGGACCGGCTCAAGGCCGTCAATGCGCGCGTCGACGAGCTTTTAAAGGAGCAGGCGATCGAGATTTCGGGCTGGTATGTCTGCCCGCATACCCCGGACATGGCCTGCAACTGCCGCAAGCCTCGGCCTGGGATGATCGAAGCCGCATGCCGCGATCTTGATCTCGATCCACGCCAATCGTTCGTCATTGGCGACAAACGCGCGGACCTCGATCTCGCCACCGCGGTCGGAGCCCGCGGCATTCTCGTCACCACAGGGTATGGCGCCGGGGAGGTCGACTACGCCCATAGTGTCGGCGCCGCGGTTTGCGCCTCCATTCTCGATGCGAGCGACCTGATCATCACAAAATAG
- a CDS encoding undecaprenyl-phosphate glucose phosphotransferase, with the protein MGVQSTFSGLETPERIWGFVPPLRFSYQTIGHLVGLTEILGIISASIIGQAIYQRFWLGGIFAIDVATGIGLMAALIHLSLARSAELYRLPQILDPARNFTKIAMVWAFGLLVLTALLFLLKIGGDLSRGSFLTFSIFELPLLLATRSMAAVVVRSKIANQSIAGRAAVVIGDVDELGQLNAANLLHQFGLKEVGRIVLDAANMADDSRRLALEKAVALARQSQAEEFVIAVGWSQNRLLGEIGDALRNSPLPARLLPDRVVRSAIDGRRTDSSISSAITVEMQRAPMTVAERAAKRFVDVILAFLAIFILLPVFAATALAVKLDSAGPIIFRQRRNGFDQHQFSIYKFRTMRVLEDGQEITQARRQDPRVTRVGRLLRRASIDELPQLFNVLKGNMSLVGPRPHALAHDDQYKSVIETYCFRHHVKPGITGWAQINGLRGETAHLERMQRRVEFDIWYINNWSLWLDVFILLKTAFEVLKQEAY; encoded by the coding sequence ATGGGTGTTCAATCAACTTTTAGCGGGCTGGAAACACCGGAACGGATTTGGGGCTTCGTTCCTCCGCTTCGCTTCTCGTATCAAACCATAGGCCATCTCGTGGGCCTGACCGAGATCTTGGGCATTATCTCGGCAAGCATCATCGGCCAGGCCATCTATCAGCGCTTCTGGCTGGGCGGGATCTTCGCAATAGACGTCGCGACCGGCATCGGCTTGATGGCTGCGCTTATCCATCTGTCTCTGGCGCGTTCGGCCGAGCTTTACCGGCTGCCGCAAATTCTCGATCCCGCACGCAATTTCACAAAAATCGCCATGGTCTGGGCTTTCGGACTCCTGGTGCTCACGGCCCTTCTTTTCCTGCTCAAGATCGGTGGCGATCTCTCGCGAGGGTCGTTTCTGACCTTCTCGATTTTCGAATTGCCGCTTCTTCTTGCAACGCGATCGATGGCGGCCGTGGTCGTCCGTTCGAAGATCGCGAACCAATCGATCGCAGGCCGCGCCGCCGTCGTGATCGGCGATGTCGACGAGCTCGGACAGCTCAACGCGGCCAATCTTCTGCATCAGTTCGGATTGAAGGAAGTCGGCCGCATCGTCCTCGACGCAGCAAATATGGCGGACGATTCACGCCGCCTCGCGCTCGAAAAAGCGGTGGCTCTCGCGCGTCAATCGCAAGCCGAGGAATTCGTGATCGCGGTTGGATGGAGTCAAAACCGCTTGCTTGGCGAAATTGGCGATGCTTTGCGCAACTCGCCATTGCCGGCAAGGCTTCTTCCAGACCGCGTGGTACGCTCTGCGATCGATGGTCGGCGCACGGATTCGTCGATCAGTTCGGCTATCACCGTTGAAATGCAGCGCGCGCCGATGACCGTGGCGGAACGCGCGGCGAAACGCTTCGTCGATGTGATTTTGGCGTTCCTCGCCATTTTTATTCTGTTGCCGGTCTTCGCCGCCACCGCCTTGGCGGTCAAGCTCGACAGTGCCGGGCCCATCATCTTCCGGCAACGACGCAACGGCTTCGACCAGCACCAATTCAGCATTTATAAATTCAGGACCATGCGGGTCCTCGAAGACGGTCAAGAGATCACGCAGGCAAGGCGCCAAGACCCGCGCGTGACGCGCGTCGGACGTCTGTTGCGGCGCGCCAGCATTGATGAGCTGCCGCAACTGTTCAACGTCCTGAAAGGAAATATGTCGCTCGTCGGCCCGCGCCCGCACGCGCTTGCGCATGACGATCAATATAAGTCCGTGATCGAAACCTATTGCTTCCGGCACCATGTCAAACCCGGCATCACCGGCTGGGCTCAGATCAATGGCTTGCGCGGCGAGACGGCGCATTTGGAGCGCATGCAAAGACGCGTCGAATTCGACATTTGGTACATCAACAATTGGTCGCTTTGGCTTGATGTCTTCATTCTATTGAAAACCGCCTTTGAGGTTCTGAAGCAGGAAGCCTATTGA
- a CDS encoding FAD-containing oxidoreductase, with translation MEASFDAIVIGAGQAGPSLTGRLTAAGMTVAMVERKLFGGTCVNTGCTPTKTLVASAYAAHLARRAADYGVNAGPVTVDMAAVKARKDAVSKASRDGVEGWLLHMERCRVYHDHARFISRNSVRVGDDTLTAPRIFINVGGRARVPAMPGLDQVKILTNTSILDLDTLPRHLVIVGGSYIGLEFAQIYRRLGSEVTVIEMMPRLIAREDEDVSAAVKDILEAEGISVRLGAECVRFEARGNDIAAGVNCGSGEPEVVGSHLLMAVGRLPNTDDLGLEAAGVALDQRGYIVTDDQLQTNVPGIWALGDCNGRGAFTHTAYNDFEIVAANLLDGETRRVSDRILGYALYIDPPLGRVGLTETAARHAGHKVRIGMRPMTRVARAVEKGETQGFMKLVVDAGSNQILGAAILGVGGDEAVHGVIDIMNAKAPYTVLQHAMPIHPTVSELIPTVLGELKP, from the coding sequence ATGGAAGCCAGCTTCGATGCGATCGTGATCGGCGCCGGTCAGGCCGGGCCATCGCTTACAGGAAGGCTCACCGCGGCTGGCATGACGGTCGCCATGGTCGAGCGCAAATTATTCGGCGGGACCTGCGTCAACACCGGCTGCACGCCGACAAAGACACTTGTCGCCAGCGCCTATGCAGCACATCTCGCGCGCCGCGCCGCCGACTACGGCGTGAATGCCGGTCCGGTCACGGTGGATATGGCCGCCGTAAAGGCCCGCAAAGACGCTGTCTCGAAAGCCTCGCGCGACGGCGTCGAAGGCTGGCTTCTCCATATGGAGCGCTGCAGAGTCTATCACGATCATGCCCGATTCATATCTCGGAATTCGGTGCGTGTCGGAGACGATACGCTTACCGCGCCGCGCATCTTCATCAATGTCGGCGGACGCGCCCGCGTTCCTGCGATGCCGGGTTTGGATCAAGTCAAGATCCTGACCAATACCAGCATTCTCGATCTCGACACCCTGCCCCGGCATCTTGTGATCGTCGGCGGCAGCTATATCGGGTTGGAGTTCGCGCAAATCTACCGGCGCCTTGGAAGCGAAGTGACGGTGATCGAAATGATGCCGCGCCTTATCGCGCGCGAGGACGAAGATGTGTCGGCGGCGGTGAAAGACATCCTCGAAGCCGAAGGCATATCGGTCCGGCTGGGTGCCGAATGCGTCCGTTTTGAAGCGCGCGGCAACGATATAGCCGCCGGCGTCAATTGCGGATCGGGCGAGCCGGAAGTCGTCGGCAGCCATCTCCTCATGGCCGTCGGCCGGCTGCCCAATACCGACGATCTCGGTCTTGAAGCCGCTGGCGTAGCGCTGGATCAGCGCGGCTATATCGTGACGGACGATCAGCTCCAGACCAACGTGCCGGGCATCTGGGCGCTCGGCGATTGCAACGGCCGCGGCGCCTTCACCCATACGGCCTATAATGATTTCGAGATCGTGGCCGCCAATCTGCTCGACGGCGAGACACGAAGGGTCAGCGACAGGATCTTGGGCTATGCGCTCTATATCGACCCACCGCTCGGCCGCGTCGGGCTGACCGAGACCGCGGCCCGTCACGCGGGACACAAGGTGCGTATCGGAATGCGGCCCATGACGCGCGTTGCGCGCGCGGTCGAGAAAGGCGAAACGCAAGGCTTCATGAAACTCGTCGTCGATGCCGGGAGCAATCAGATCCTCGGCGCGGCTATCCTCGGCGTCGGCGGTGACGAGGCCGTGCATGGCGTGATCGACATCATGAATGCCAAGGCGCCGTACACGGTTTTGCAACACGCCATGCCGATCCATCCGACCGTGTCCGAACTCATCCCGACTGTGCTTGGCGAGTTGAAACCATGA
- a CDS encoding FAD-dependent oxidoreductase, with protein sequence MDHRVAELADIPDGGMHAFDVMGLCLLLSRNGNEVTAVGGHCTHQGAPLADGVRVGGCVICPWHHAMFDLASGEHLEPPGEGRLTAFSTKVENGAVIVSFDDQTAKESRDEIDDVASHKSDKIFAVVGAGAAGRAGAEELRRQGYDGRILLISMEKDAPYDRTALSKSFLASETSMEELEIISKEKLAEKGIELILDRTVAKIDAANKKIIFADGSAFAYEACLAAPGCAARVPDIAGTDLLGVYTLRSKSDGLRLKLAASEAKAIVIVGSGFIGMETAAVFADAKKLVTVVTPDPKPFARVFGDQIAEALIAAHRAAGTDIKLEASVTALEGKDGRVSGVRLASGELIPADLVLLGTGAKPRVEMIEGASLSQDGGITVDETLKAADGLWVAGDVASFPSHFVAGAHIRIEHWRLAEQLGRHAARAMLGDMAPFTGIPFFWTHQHWMLSLVGLTKTFDTVHIEGDPASGNFMAYYLQGDKIVAGLGAGESDKTAALHALFLGGDMPSAHALSDAGWEPARLPLSKVAKAA encoded by the coding sequence ATGGATCATCGCGTCGCGGAATTGGCTGACATTCCTGATGGCGGGATGCACGCCTTTGATGTCATGGGCCTTTGCCTTCTCTTGTCACGGAACGGCAATGAAGTGACGGCGGTCGGCGGCCATTGCACGCATCAGGGCGCGCCGCTTGCCGATGGCGTGCGCGTCGGCGGTTGCGTGATCTGCCCATGGCATCACGCCATGTTCGATCTGGCGTCGGGCGAGCATCTTGAACCGCCGGGCGAGGGCCGCCTGACCGCGTTCAGCACGAAGGTCGAGAACGGCGCCGTCATCGTGTCTTTCGACGATCAGACGGCCAAGGAAAGCCGGGACGAGATCGACGATGTCGCATCGCATAAGAGCGATAAAATCTTTGCCGTCGTCGGTGCGGGCGCAGCCGGCCGCGCAGGCGCCGAGGAATTGCGCCGTCAAGGTTATGACGGGCGCATTCTGTTGATCTCGATGGAAAAGGACGCACCCTATGACCGCACGGCTTTGTCCAAATCTTTCCTCGCCAGCGAAACCTCGATGGAGGAGCTGGAAATCATCAGCAAAGAGAAGCTCGCGGAAAAAGGCATCGAACTGATCCTTGATCGCACGGTCGCGAAAATCGACGCGGCAAACAAGAAGATCATTTTCGCAGACGGCAGCGCGTTTGCTTATGAAGCTTGCCTCGCGGCGCCCGGATGTGCCGCGCGCGTGCCCGACATTGCAGGCACGGATCTTTTGGGCGTCTACACATTGCGTTCCAAATCGGATGGGCTCCGCCTGAAGCTCGCGGCGTCCGAAGCCAAGGCGATCGTCATTGTCGGCAGCGGCTTCATCGGTATGGAAACAGCCGCCGTTTTCGCCGACGCGAAGAAGCTGGTGACCGTGGTCACGCCGGACCCGAAGCCCTTCGCGCGCGTGTTTGGCGACCAGATTGCCGAGGCTCTGATCGCGGCGCATCGCGCAGCCGGCACGGACATAAAGCTCGAAGCATCGGTCACGGCGCTCGAAGGAAAAGACGGAAGGGTCTCGGGTGTCCGGCTTGCCTCCGGCGAGCTTATTCCCGCCGATCTTGTCTTGCTTGGGACGGGTGCAAAGCCGCGCGTCGAGATGATCGAAGGCGCGAGCCTTTCACAGGATGGCGGCATCACGGTGGATGAAACGCTGAAGGCGGCCGATGGCCTCTGGGTCGCGGGTGACGTCGCCTCTTTCCCAAGTCATTTCGTAGCGGGCGCTCATATCCGCATCGAACATTGGCGGCTCGCGGAGCAATTGGGCCGCCATGCGGCCCGTGCCATGCTGGGCGACATGGCGCCCTTTACAGGCATTCCTTTCTTCTGGACGCATCAACATTGGATGCTGAGCCTTGTCGGCCTCACCAAGACATTCGACACCGTTCATATCGAGGGCGATCCCGCCTCCGGCAATTTCATGGCCTATTATCTCCAAGGCGATAAAATCGTCGCGGGGCTCGGAGCGGGCGAGAGCGACAAGACAGCGGCCTTGCATGCGCTCTTCCTTGGCGGCGACATGCCGTCCGCGCATGCGCTTTCGGACGCCGGATGGGAGCCGGCCAGACTGCCTTTGAGCAAGGTGGCGAAGGCAGCTTGA